ggattatcccgttaagtaaaataaatgttaaatcATCCGCCCTCCTGGacgctaacaattcattccatacatgtcattaccttatttctctccttccctcagttctgagctgctgctttctgctataaacatagaaaactgtgcGAGAGCTCCctatatgcaacattgtagcaacttaacctcagattaaccctcccagcattacagagaaactACAAtattgccagtcagtgacttgtttacatcagctctcTAAGAAGGGAGAGAGATTGAGAGTCAGACTGAACAGCTTTCACATAGTTTTTTTGTATCTTTAGCAGTAAGCAGCAGGCtgaaaactgagggaaggagactgataaggtaatgacatgtatggaataaattgttagtttccaggagaggggatgattcgacatatattttacctaacctgataacccctttaatgctttggtttaaaaactgcaatggcagtttTCAAAATTATCTCGTGTGACACCATCCTTAAAGCAGCTATGCAATTCCCATAGtccccccctcatacccacacaCATATGAAACGTGTTTCTTGGGCTGTTGTATAAGCTGTTGGGCTGTTGTATAAGCTGTTGGGCTGTTGTATAAGCTGCGCTATACATAACAAGTTGCACCATCTTATATGCTCTAAACTGACTTTAACACTAATTTGACTTGACTTTGAATTTGCCAGTATGTCTCAACTTTTTGTTGGTTAATTTTGGAGGCTGGCTCTAGTAATCTCATGCAGCAGCCAACTTCCCACGTCCTTAGTCCACTGCCATTAAACTCACTTATTTTGTAttccaagtttttattttttacatgttttattacaGTACATCACTGCTGGATCTCTTACAATCAGAGCACAGAAAAGGAAGACTATCCAATTGGTGAGTTCTTCCTGAATTGTAGTCACCTTTTTATTGTAAATGTATAAATTGGGGTAAAATACCTATGATTTTCATCACATTTAGCATGAGATTTAGAGactcttcatctgtatttaataAAAAGGGGGCATGGCCTTTGTAAAAGAGGCATGGTGTCACTGAAAAAGGGGTGTGGTttgcacacaatgggggagatttatcaaacatggtgtaaagtgagactgctcagttgcccctagcaaccaatcagattctacttttcattcctcacagactctttggaaaatgaaagctggaatctgattggttgctaggggcaactgagccagtttcacttcacaccatgtttgataaatctcccccaataagaaTTGGGAACTTTTGGTGCTTTCAGCATCTAAAATTGGTCAAACCTCTACTAGTCTTTAAGtgggcactgtcatttaaaatttattttttcacatatcAAAAGTCTTTATCAGtttaggtctgagtgttcagacagaAAACAATCAGACGAACCAGTCAGTAGAAGTCAGCGCGCAGCACATTCACTCCCGGCTACGTGTGACGTGACCGATATGGACTTTCATTGCAAATCTATGGGGCTGTCTAGGTCTCCAACACAGAGCGCAGAAAGGAGTGGGCGGCATGCTCGTTGTAatctgataaaaacttttgatgtgtcactCTGACACTCTGATTTATGACTCTGATTAACTGATAAATATGGCTTAAGTGAAGACTCTTCATGTAAGTGTGCACTGTCTAAAAATTAGACAGGTTTAGTACATCTAGGCCCCTACACTCCTAAAATCTCTATGGTACCCAACTAATTCCACTGCTTGTCTGTGACATTCTAATTGCTGTCATCTTTTAATTCATTAAATTTCTCTTATCATATATAGTCAAGctgttaatgaaaaaaaaaatcactgccctaCACAATATCACTgcatttaagggtgccttcacacctaccgtatcgcagcagaaaatccgctgcggatccgcagcagatcagcagcagatttaactaaatgaatgagcacagcatcaaatccgcacttacaaatctgctgcggatccgcagcggattttctgctgcgatacggtaggtgtgaaggcaccctaaatcttGAAAGGGGTTATCTGAGCCCTTTAAGAAATTGCCCTttgccaggaaaaaaaacactataccCATCCTTTGGCCCTGGCCTAGCACCACCGCACTTCTGGAGTCCTCAGTGCGCACAACCACAGAGTCCTGTGTTTACTGGACAGGGAGCCACTTGCAGAGGAGCGGTGATGCTGGGGCAGGAGTAATTGGAGGGGCAAGTCAATTTTCTtgctataataataaaaataaaggggaagatttatgaaacatggtgtaaaatgaaacgcccgttctcagaaaagatcatcccggccaatactgcagtaccggccggatgatctttagggccacagagttctgatgcatgcccgcatcagaactctccactgcacactatgcccgctcgctccacagtgtgcactgacagggttttctgcggccactattcaatgaatagtggccgcagaaaactgacatatcagttgtttgcggcactgctagggatcccggccggagtgtatactgtgtgtacacactgcggccaggatcccataggtgACAACgacacgtatattttcgtattaatcatggccgttgtaatcGGCAACACCGGACGTAGttatacgaaaacatacgttgtgtgaacatagcctaaaactgcatttTCACAATACAGAGTCCGAGGGGTAAAGCATTCCACTGCCTCTCAGACTCTTACGCTCTTAGGGCATGGGCTGAGAAATTCCCTTTAAACTTTCTTTAAGTACTGTATAATGTAGGAACAaagaatttatatatttatagacCTCTTACCTCCAGTGTAAAGAGCTGATGGCAACTTGGGGTAGAAAATGTtttgatgggttccctttaaaataaataatacattgcTGACTGTCTGCAGTCACCACCAGGGGGTGGACAAGCATCTAGGAGGTCGTGGTCTCATAGAATATTCCTAGGTAAGCCCATCAGTCATAGTATAAGATTAATGTAATACTCTATTTGCCAGTTAGTGATTTATATTTATTGCAGTTATTGTCTGATATTGAAGaagtatttatttttatatttagttGTTTCTATTCTTTTCTTAGGTTAAATCCTCTTATGGTATGAACATTGTCTCATCCATATTCAGTTTGTCCgcaattattattaatatagtgGATTTTTCAGTTATACCGTGTGAAGGACATTGCTATAATAAAGTGGTAAGTttttaaatttgtaaaaaaaaaaaaaaaatgtaacctcTACTGGGTTGCATCTCTTCCTGGTGACAAGACAAGAAGGCAACCTGTCTGATATGGTTACATTAAAGGGGCTGTGTTACAAAGAAAtctaggtctatactgatgcgTTATATTAAATGAAACATTTCACATtgaatttcttaaaatgtatccattgagagatatagactcactaaccccccatgtgcctgcattgtttGATAGCCTTGGGTATGGCCCACCAAGCATTcactaggttgggtcactcatgctccgTTCAATCACAGTCACATTctactgccatcatcctctccactataccctccctccctctcttccatAGTCTGGTATGCTGCAAGGCATGGTAAAAATCTCAAAAAATTACAGCTACCCTCCGCTGTCCTGCACTATTTCACTTACACAGTCACCCTTGAGTAGATtcaaatatacacaatataaatatacaagtactgtatatactgtatgagcattGATGAGTTACACCAAAGAATACAAACTTGAGCTTATAGtattatagaatatatatatatagtatagaattCTGAGTGTTTACGGTAAGTGAATAGTATATTAAACATTGTAAATTATTGTCTCCTCAGGATGCCACATTTACAATAGTTTCCATCACCCTTGTTCTGAATCTGCTGGTATTCTGTGTGACAGTCTCCATTGCTGTATTTGGTGGTCGTGCTTTGGATCATGTGCCAGCTAATGTGTCAGCTAATGTCCCTCCGGTAAGTTCAATATATCAAATATTCCCTCTTAGCAGCACTAAATAGTCTTTATGGAATCGGTCTGAGCCCCTGTCCTCTCACGCAGGTGGTACTCCATCTCTCCTTTTTCTGCCATGAGGCTGCAATGCAAAATTAAAGAGacattgaaaataaataaatgctttgtcattaaaggggttatctagcactacaaaaacatggccactttcttccagagacagcaccactcttgtctccagcttgggcagggttttgctgttcagttccattgaagtgaatggagcttaattgcaaaccgcacctgaactggagacaagagtcgtgttgtctctgaaagaaagtggacatgtttttgtagcactggataacccctttaaggcccaaaatATTTGTGAGATGAAGAGGTTAATACATTGAACAACAataaagctccctctagtggcagctgcagCAGATCAGAATTATATCATTTAAAAGGGTTCTTGATCTGAAGATTAGAGGCCCCAGGTTCTCGTGTATGATTTGTACCCTAATCTCTGTCTATGGAATGGCTGAAGATAGAAGAGCACATCTCTCAACTACCTCTGAcagtcccatagacaatgaatagagaAGCAGTACACATGTCCCTTTCCTACAACAGACTCCCGAACCCCATTGGCAATATCACAGGGATCTCAGCCATTGAACGTTCCATGGTCATACACATATGttatttatatgcattttttACATTGCGGAGCTTTAACCCACTAAGAAAATTTGTAAAATGAATCAATGTTACGCCATGTTGTTGGAAGATGGACAATGAGCTATAGGGCGTGCTAGGCTTTTAAGCAAATAGTATCTataaagaaattaaaggggttgtgctgatttttttcacttttattattGCAGATGTTTGTGATTCAGAATGTGGTCTCGGTGCCTCCCACTGCTTATCCACCAAACTCTCAAGGAATCTGCCTTTCACCTCCTCCGTATAATGCCCAAAGTGCCGTCTGCTGACGGGTTTACACGAGACAATCCAGACATTGTCTATGAAATAAAATATGACGTATGGAAATGAAATTGTAAATAGATAAATCTGTCCAAATCATTGGCTCACCAGGGCTTTCCCTTTACAAGTGGCTCCAAGTGGTTTTGCAATGACTATTTTCCTGCAGTATCTAATATCCCTTAAGGTCTGGGGTGTGTTAAGCTGGGTTCAGGTTTGCCTTAGAAACAGATGGCTGTGTTTATTGTGTAGCAGTGGTACCcagttactgcagctcatcttccattgaaatcaatgctctGCAGTAACCCAGGGCCATTTCTGCACAATGAATAGAGCCATCTGCTTTTGCTTCtggccccttaaagtgacactgtcaccccctatttgcattttgactgctctccacaggtgtaaagggtaaatgttacagctttcattacttatattatatcacacctcatggtgcttgttctggtaaaaagtcgtttttatcacctgtggattggtatatgtgggcggggcctcacggcctaTGTACCACATCTCTCCGCCCCTAGTGTAatttagccccgccccatccatgACATCATTGCCACATATGCCCCGCCCCTTCAGCGGCCATCGGGTTGGGGCCTATGCAGCAATGACAtcacggatgggggcggggctaagtggcactaggggtggagcgatgtggcacataggcagcgaggccccgtccacatataccaatccacaggtgataaaaacgactttttaccagaacaagcaccatgaggtgtgatataaaataagtaatgaaagctgtaacatttacctttgacacctgtggagagcagtcaaaatgcaaaaagggggtgacagtgtcatgtccctatttcacgggtcgtttagaggagcaaaccccgttccccgctcgctgctgccgctattcaacgtggctgcagtgagcaggtgagtgcgggaggggcggcggggagctgcggggggggggggggctgcccgggtgatcgctgatcgtccgggcagcccgtaggatacagcagcgtctgctgctgacgctcctattcaatggagcgacggcagcagattgctgctaaaatcgctgctatatcagtcgcttgtttttcaacatgttgaaaaacaagcgactgcaacgatcagccgacatgaacaatgtcggctgatcattgcactctattccacgggaccattagcactttaagcccctattacatggggtgatgtggagagcaagcaagcgccaacctgtcaggtcagggctcgcttgctcctcattcccccgcCTGCTGCTGGCGCTACTAAATGCGCTGACAGCGAGTAAGGAGGAGCAGTTGAGAGCCAGGAGGGGGCACAGGCAGCCAataggagacagcggcggtctgctgccgctgctcctgttacacagagcctgttgaaagacaacaattagccgatatcgtgcatgtcagctgaacGTTGTATTCtactacacaaagtgattatcgtttGTACCGGACGATATCggacaaatacggccgataatctctttgtgtaatggGGGGTGCCAGATGTCAACATCTCGCCGATCACACAATAATCTCGAGGAAGGTAATTTTAACAGAGCCAAACACTCCTCCCATGGCCAGGCAGTTCCTATTAGGTTTGTACttatgcaaatgtctggtttggtgcactggaggtcttATGCGTCACCGaggggcccgcctccagtgcatcgatatctcctcccctcagtgacacatCAGGCctccagtgcactgatatctcctcccctcagtgacacatcaggcctccagtgcaccaatatatctcctcccctcagtgacacatcaggcctccagtgcaccgatatctcctcccctcagtgatacatcattcctccagtgcactgatatctcctctcctcagtgataCATCAGGcctccagtgcaccgatatctcctcccctcagtgacacatCAGGCctccagtgcactgatatctcctcccctcagtgacacatcaggcctccagtgcaccgatatctcctcccctcagtgatacATCAGGcctccagtgcaccgatatctccttcCCTTAGTGACACATCAGGCctccagtgcactgatatctcctcccctcagtgatccATCAGGcctccagtgcaccgatatctccttcCCTTAGTGACACATCAGGCCTCCAGTGCacagatatctcctcccctcagtgacacatcaggcctccagtgcaccaatatctccttCCCTTAGTGACACATCAGGcctccagtgcaccgatatctcctcccctcagtgatacATCAGGActccagtgcaccgatatctccttcCCTTAGTGACACATCAGGcctccagtgcaccgatatctccttcCCTTAGTGACACATCAGGcctccagtgcaccgatatctcctcccctcagtgatacATCAGGActccagtgcaccgatatctccttcCCTTAGTGACACATCAGGcctccagtgcaccgatatctccttcCCTTAGTGACACATCAGGcctccagtgcaccgatatctcctcccctcagtgacacatcaggcctccagtgcaccgatatctccttcCCTTAGTGACACATCAGGcctccagtgcaccgatatctcgaCCCCTCAAGGACACATCAGGCctccagtgcactgatatctcctcccctcagtgacacattaggcctccagtgcaccgatatctccttcCCTTAGTAACACATCAGGcctccagtgcaccgatatctcctcccctcagtgacacatcaggcctccagtgcaccaaaccatacATTTGCATAAGTACAAACCAGAGGAGATCTCAGGAACTGGGCGGCAGTGGGAGGAACGGACCGCACCATTGCTGTGCATGGTGGTGCTGATTAGGCAATATGGAAATCTTAATTGAGTGGTTAgagtggtacattccctttaatacaaGGTTTCCCTAAGAACAGCTTGACTGGACCAGAATGAAATGTATTCCTGGCTTGTTAGAATACGAAAATTCTTTACATGAAATACCCCAAGTTTTCGATTGATTATTTTGACCAGATGGTTTGTTTTGTGTTAATTACCTTCTAATAAGCaataaattaattattaattaaaaaaaaaagtatttttaaatatatttaataaatattttaggtTTTCAACTACTGAGAAAGCTCCAAGACAGTATGTTTAATCTTCTTCACATGGATCACCTATCCACATTATTTACAACTGACTATACTAAGGTTACATATCATCTAAGAGCTTTTCCTACTTATGTTGAAAAGTTACTtccagggtatgttcacacgaacggactcgcagcgagattctcgctacgagtccagcaggtcctggcagctcccacacactatatactcgctgcggtctgaacgaccgcagcgagtatgtaattctaccgcccttaaccccttctctcccgtccggctcccccgctgtaagcatacattacctctcctcgcagcacgggtctggcgtcctgctctcccgttcggccaatcagtggctgcggctgggcaacacactgattggccggacgggagagcaggatgccggacccgtgcagactgctaggacctgccggactcgcagcgagaatctcgctgcgagtccgttcgtgtgaatatacccttaaggggTTGTATAAGATGATGAAAgtgcttctttttcttttctccgaagcaacctctctcttgaccacaGGCTTTTTCTAGTAGATCTGCTCATAAACATGAATTACAATTGCCGACTCCTGcttctccagtctgtcccacagCTGCAGCAGGTGTCTGCAGTTTATGTGATGTGACATCCCTATTTACAGAGCCCTGAACactccatgctgtagtaagtgcagggaaaatgcactataggtgcatttcccataataagtgtctattagtaattttcataacttttgttgggcaataacatatctaaaaattattttgccccaacttcccctttaagatcttaaagggggtttccaggaaaACACTTTTAACAGCCTATTCATAAGCTACTACTTCCCGGGAAAGGAGATGAGTCAATCCCCTGCAATTTAGCCCCTTAAAAGAGTTTTCCGATTTTAACTAACATGTCCCCTAACAAGTGTGATCGGGGTGGGGGGTCTAACCTCCATGCCCCATCTTTAGATGGACACCcaggctccatttattctctatggaaccgccggaaagagccaagtgccgTATTCTGAACAAAAGAGGTGGGCTAAGCAGCTCTATTCATCACAAAGCGATTGGGTGCCGATCAAGAAATCCCCAGGGAGCACGGAGATCGGACACCTAGCAATCTTATACTTTACGTTTAAattggaaatcccctttaaatactgtagTCAAAAAGGACTGTAGCATATAAGGGATTCTACAGAGGGAGGGAGCTCCCATGGCTATCACCTGCTGCGGTCACTTTTCATGTAGCCGGGGGCCTAGGCAaagccataggctgggttcacactacgtatatttcagtcagtattatggtcttcatattgcaaccaaaaccaggagtggattaaaaacacagaaaggatttgttcacacaatgttgaaattgagtggatggccgtcatttaatggcaaatatttgctgttattttagaacaacggctgttatattgaaataatggcagttatttactgttatatggcggccatccactcaatttcaccattgtgtggacagagcctttctgtgtttttaatccactcctggttttggttgcaatatgaggaccacaatactgactgaaatatacgtagtgtgaacatagcctaaaactgtatctTGACTGTCATTGTAACACTgacaataattagagatgagtgaactaaaCTTCCAGAACTGAGATGTGTTAACAATTTTGTTAAAAGTTTGGTTCACAacagaactgaactttttgcaaagttcataagaAGCCAGTCCAAGATCGGGGCCGGACatcgtacattacattacatcaaaAGCCTGGGTACAAGGGGTGATCCATAATCTCTTGCAGCCGGTCAATTATCTGCATTGGATCTGTATTGGATGCatacagagatagatagaggCAGGGTTAGAGAGAGTTTTAGAAGgttcctgggtgaagttaaaccTGTGAAGCTTCTGCTAGGTTACATAAGGTAGCCTGTTTTATACTGTCAATGACACTTTTTCTGTTGCCATACACGGTTTTATGACAGGCCATCTGACATAACCTAGCAGATCCTTCACAGGGTTATATTCACCAAGGGGAGCTAAGGACAGTGATGGATCACTAATGTAAAATAAATCATTGTAGTGATCCACCAAAATCATCagttctcctgggtgaagttaattcTGTTAATAAGGAGAGAGTATATTGAAGCAATAATAAAATGTTTTCACGGACTGGTTCTTATAACTATCTCTCCTGAGGAGATCTGTGAAAGAGATTGAAGGAGAGCTGCACCTAGGTGACATTGATGGACCTTGTCGAATCACccaagcccccccagccccccgcgcaacgcgatcgcggaggggcgatccttgcttctcacctgggccggggtctgcgccgtaatgacgctgatcccggctcgacacagtaatactatactacatagatctcaatgagaaatcaaaGTGGTTATACTAGAGGTCCCCCATCCCCCTTTTctcatgttatgaataaaaataaataaataaacatgtttggtattgccgcgtgtgtaatcgcccaaaatattaatttatcacattcctgatcacgcaatgcaaaattgcgcattcttggtcgcatcaaatccagaaagattgtaataaaaagtgatcaaaaagtcgcatatgcgcaatcaaggtaccgatagaaagaacacatcatggcacaaaaaatgacttctcacacagccccatagaccaaaggataaaagcgctataagcctgggaatggagcgattttaaggaacgtatatttgttaacaatggtttgaattttttacaagccatcacataatataaatataaatatcattgtaatcgtaacgacttgaggaacaaatttaacaagacagttttaccccagggcgaagggcgtaaaaacaaagaaaacccAAATaaagaaaatgctttttttttccaatttcaccacacattgaatttttttctggtttcgcagtgtactttatgaaaaaattcagcctgtcattgcaaagtacaattagtggcgctaaaaaataaggcctcatgtgggtttctaggtggaaaaatgcaagtgctatggccttttaagcacaaggagcaaaaaacgaaaacgcaaaaattgaaaatggccccatcctctaagggttaaagatgaGTGAAGCGAACCTTGTGAAGCAGGATTTGCATCGAATTTTGCAAAACTTTGCTTCGTCCTGATGAAGGGAATTTTGCAAACTTTGTTTACAAATTCGAAAAAAattgtttcagttttgctttttttttttacgaagaATAGCAAAATTAAAACGAAAACATGCTGCATTACATAAATACTGTATAAACTAAAAGGACTTTCAGGCTTTAATGTGAGGGGATCCTATAGCGCCACTCcttttagtttatatttacttaatacagcatattttcgttctaattttgcacttttttggttTAAAATAGCAAGACTAAAACGTACGTAAAAAATatactataaataaaaaaatatacaatttcATTCATAAATTTACCTGCAATTAGGAATTACTGCATAGGGGAATAGCCAGTAAATTTATGAAAGAAAGTGaatcatatttttttaataatgcagtcagaggctatgtccacacaacgtatttttttttcgtatttctacggccgttgttgccgattgcaacaatggccgtcgttaatacgagaaaatactttggccgggtgtctatggggtcccggctggagcgtatacacatagtatacgctccggctgggacccCTAGTggtgctgcaaacaactgacatgtcagttttctgaggccgttATTCACtgagtagcggccgcagaaagcacACTGTGAATTGAGCGActgtggccgcacgctccatagtgtgctgtggggagttctgatgcgggctcgcactgatgcgcccacatcagaactctgcggcgggaAAGACCATCCgatgattttttcagagaccgcccgtggtcacagaacggccggtctcttacaccatgtgaacatagcctgatactgtagGTACAATTAGtaagaataaaatatatatagtcCTCAATATAAAGTCTGTTATATAAGTTACAATGTAGCTAGAAATGCTGTACATGCGGGACAGGCAGCACTGGTTAGCTGCTATCGACATGCTCAGAGCAAATGCTTGCTATGACCAATAAGTGTGTCAAAGTTTTGTATCAAAATGATGACAGTCGGCACAACTTGTAACAGATGGGGAGGATAGATAACTTGTAGGTGATAGAAATACAGTGCTTTTGTTTGCAATGAGGAACGGCAACTATGTACTATTGCATGTGCATAGATCAGGGTTAAGGAGTACAACAGGTACCAGCAATTCTGGTAATTCTGCAAACAAAAGCACTACAAGTTATCTATCCTTCCCATCTGTTACAAGTTGTGCCGACTGTCATCATTTTGATACAAAACTTTGACACACTTACTGGTCATGACAAGCATTTGCTCTGAGCATGTCGATAGCAGCTAACCAGTTATAGCAAATAGTGGAACAGCTAAAGTACTCCATTGACTCGCTCGGCCTACTTCGCCCAGTCATGCAAACTTAGAACTGTACCTGATAAAGTTACTaagttgtattgcactgaagatcttaaaggacaagtgccatgaaaaacattttcccagtaattgaagcacattacaaagttatataactctgtaatatgcttcaatcacctatctgcctcccttccctgtcttttcccccctccaccccctaccaggaagtgtcctaactcacacagacttaatgactgtcgtcaccgtcaccaagctcttctcttagctccttctcctgttacaccagcctccccctcccctgccttgtcaggtgactcagcttgctcagctcccattggctgaataactgcaagccatcacttggactggggagggagggctggtgtaacaggacctagagcagccctcctgctgatgactcatcctcacaagaaggagctgcctggtgacggtgccgacagtcattaggtctgtgtgagttaggacacttcctggtggggggtggaggggggaaaagacagggaagggaggcagataggtgattgaagcatattacacagttatataactttgtaatgtgcttcaattactgggaaaaagtttttcatggcacttgtcctctaaaggacaactcccacgggacctgcaaaaaaaaaaacaaaaacagacacacacagacaccatactcaccatccctccagtgatGATCGCCACTTAAATCACCCGCCGGCTGCGTCTCCGTCACCTCCGGCCACTGTCCtgcgatctccctcacttccgggtccatgagagagaaaaggctgccgatgctcttgcgcaccggcagccttttcattggctgga
The nucleotide sequence above comes from Dendropsophus ebraccatus isolate aDenEbr1 chromosome 8, aDenEbr1.pat, whole genome shotgun sequence. Encoded proteins:
- the LOC138800084 gene encoding membrane-spanning 4-domains subfamily A member 12-like; translated protein: MGWTYLGFCGTGYITAGSLTIRAQKRKTIQLVKSSYGMNIVSSIFSLSAIIINIVDFSVIPCEGHCYNKVDATFTIVSITLVLNLLVFCVTVSIAVFGGRALDHVPANVSANVPPMFVIQNVVSVPPTAYPPNSQGICLSPPPYNAQSAVC